A stretch of Aspergillus nidulans FGSC A4 chromosome VI DNA encodes these proteins:
- a CDS encoding low-affinity Cu transporter (transcript_id=CADANIAT00010153), with protein MDMYHMGMDMDHSHHEHGDMDMGGNQCSMNMLFTWSTKNLCIVFSTWRVTGPLSLLGSLVVIVLLAAGYEGIRQVTRKYEVAHARRLSAFSTAVVGSNEFADEDVTGSGPGHESQSQAYVPNASSPLLVGSDNRRAMERRGKITMAALYGVQVFYSFFIMLLFMTYNGFVMLAVAIGAFVGYLAFGENMSATKSVACH; from the exons ATGGACATGTACCATATGGGAATGGACATGGACCACTCACATCACGAGCACGGCGATATGGACATGGGAGGTAACCAATGTAGCATGAAT ATGCTGTTTACCTGGTCCACGAAAAACCTCTGCATTGTCTTCTCGACATGGCGTGTAACAggtcctctttctctcctcggaTCCCTGGTTGTCATAGTGCTGCTGGCGGCCGGGTACGAGGGCATCAGACAAGTTACACGGAAGTATGAAGTAGCACATGCGCGAAGACTAAGTGCATTTTCCACTGCTGTAGTTGGAA GCAATGAGTTCGCCGACGAAGATGTCACGGGTTCTGGACCTGGACATGAATCCCAAAGCCAAGCATATGTCCCCAACGCAAGCTCACCGCTTCTTGTAGGCAGTGATAACAGGAGAGCTATGGAACGGAGAGGAAAGATCACCATGGCTGCGCTCTATGGGGTGCAGGTCTTCTATAGCTTTTTCATCAT GCTTCTATTCATGACTTATAATGGTTTCGTGATGCTTGCCGTCGCAATTGGCGCATTTGTCGGCTATCTGGCGTTCGGGGAGAACATGTCCGCGACAAAGTCGGTCGCTTGTCATTGA